One Roseburia rectibacter DNA window includes the following coding sequences:
- the minD gene encoding septum site-determining protein MinD produces the protein MGEVITFTSGKGGVGKTTTTANVGAGLSLLDKKVVLVDTDIGLRNLDVVMGLENRILYNLVDVLTGRCRVKQAIIRDKRFPNLSVIPSSCTKEKCLPDPGQMKHLFDDLRQDFDYILVDSPAGIDQGFLLAITGADRIVVVTTPQIAAIHDADCVLQILKKHYTVKTELLINGFRKHMVKDGDMLNIGDICELLDVPLLGVIPEDEQIIIAQNHGEPLLHPDGNKKNALLSELCYNNIARRITGEEVPLLNYIKQGSIFSKILFKKKPVKGALNV, from the coding sequence ATGGGTGAAGTGATTACTTTTACCTCAGGAAAAGGCGGCGTTGGCAAGACAACAACCACAGCTAACGTTGGCGCAGGACTTTCACTGTTAGATAAAAAAGTTGTATTGGTAGATACTGATATTGGCTTACGAAATCTTGATGTTGTCATGGGACTTGAAAACCGGATACTTTATAATCTGGTGGATGTGTTAACTGGCAGATGCCGGGTAAAACAGGCAATCATACGTGATAAACGATTCCCGAATCTGTCTGTGATACCGTCATCATGTACAAAAGAAAAATGTCTTCCTGATCCCGGACAGATGAAACATCTGTTTGATGATTTAAGACAGGATTTTGATTATATATTAGTTGACAGTCCCGCAGGTATCGATCAGGGTTTTTTACTTGCCATTACGGGAGCTGACAGAATTGTAGTAGTCACAACACCTCAGATCGCTGCAATTCACGATGCTGACTGTGTACTTCAGATTTTAAAAAAACATTATACAGTAAAAACAGAACTTCTGATCAATGGTTTCCGGAAACATATGGTAAAAGATGGGGATATGTTAAATATCGGTGATATCTGCGAACTTTTAGATGTGCCGTTACTCGGTGTCATTCCAGAAGATGAACAGATCATCATAGCACAAAACCACGGAGAACCATTACTGCATCCGGATGGAAATAAAAAGAATGCTTTACTTTCTGAACTCTGCTATAACAATATTGCACGGCGGATCACAGGTGAGGAAGTGCCTCTGTTAAATTACATAAAACAGGGCAGTATTTTTTCAAAAATATTATTTAAAAAGAAACCTGTGAAAGGAGCATTGAATGTTTAA
- a CDS encoding cell division topological specificity factor MinE, whose product MFKTHSGNVAKERLKLMMNADHHKLDEATMELIRQEIGCVITKYVVIEPENIEIKVMLKDYKKRE is encoded by the coding sequence ATGTTTAAGACTCATTCCGGAAATGTTGCAAAAGAGCGCTTAAAGCTGATGATGAATGCCGATCATCACAAACTCGATGAGGCTACTATGGAACTTATTCGCCAGGAAATAGGCTGTGTCATCACGAAATATGTTGTCATTGAGCCGGAAAACATTGAGATCAAAGTAATGTTAAAGGATTACAAGAAAAGAGAGTAG
- a CDS encoding FtsW/RodA/SpoVE family cell cycle protein, which translates to MSKLYKLKNYKFILVMYVLILNTLGVFLVGSASPGDQKKQIIGMVSGIIIMVILSLIDYSFILRFSWIIYLSAVGLLALVLVAGDSSKGAQRWFEIGGFRFQPSELVKILLIIFFSYYFMKHEEKINSVKVIVSSFVLLAIPLFLIYKQPNLSTMIVITLVFAALLFMAGLNYKLVVGVLIICIPVGLIGMTLIIQDKIPFIHAYQLGRIMAWLYPNDYPDLAYQQQNSIMAIGSGLLWGKGLNNTDPTSVKNGNFILEPQNDFIFAVAGEELGFVGSAVIIILLLFITIECIFIARKAKDTAGRLICCGVGALVGFQSFVNISVASGLLPNTGVTLPFVSYGLTSLWSLYIGIGLVLNVGLQPKKY; encoded by the coding sequence ATGTCTAAACTTTATAAACTAAAGAATTATAAATTCATACTGGTAATGTATGTTCTGATTTTAAATACCCTGGGGGTCTTTCTGGTTGGAAGTGCAAGCCCCGGGGATCAGAAAAAACAGATCATCGGTATGGTAAGTGGTATTATTATCATGGTGATTTTATCTCTGATCGATTACAGTTTTATTCTCCGTTTTTCCTGGATCATATATCTGTCTGCTGTCGGACTTTTAGCGCTGGTACTTGTTGCAGGTGATTCTTCAAAAGGCGCACAGCGCTGGTTTGAGATCGGCGGTTTCCGTTTTCAGCCATCTGAGCTTGTAAAAATACTTTTGATCATATTTTTTTCATATTATTTTATGAAACACGAAGAAAAGATCAATTCCGTAAAGGTAATCGTTTCTTCCTTTGTATTACTTGCAATCCCTCTGTTTTTAATTTATAAACAGCCAAATCTATCGACTATGATCGTGATTACTTTAGTTTTTGCCGCATTATTGTTTATGGCAGGCTTAAATTATAAACTGGTGGTCGGTGTTCTTATTATCTGTATTCCGGTCGGACTGATCGGTATGACACTGATCATCCAGGATAAGATTCCGTTTATTCATGCTTATCAGCTTGGACGTATTATGGCATGGCTTTATCCGAATGATTATCCTGATCTTGCTTACCAGCAGCAGAATTCCATCATGGCTATTGGTTCCGGTCTTTTATGGGGAAAAGGACTTAATAATACAGATCCTACATCTGTTAAAAATGGTAACTTTATTCTGGAACCACAAAATGACTTTATTTTTGCAGTTGCAGGGGAGGAACTTGGATTTGTGGGCAGTGCAGTGATCATAATTCTCTTGCTTTTCATCACGATTGAGTGTATATTTATTGCTAGAAAAGCAAAAGACACAGCAGGCAGACTGATCTGTTGTGGTGTAGGCGCACTGGTCGGATTTCAAAGTTTTGTTAATATCAGTGTGGCAAGCGGACTTCTGCCAAATACAGGTGTAACTCTTCCGTTTGTCAGTTATGGTCTTACATCATTATGGTCTTTGTATATAGGTATCGGGCTTGTCTTAAATGTCGGGCTTCAGCCGAAAAAATATTAA